GTGTTTGTGTTAATAGTTTTCCCTGCGTCTGTTCTAGGCTTCCATTACTAAACCCGGTGAATCCATTCCCGCGAAGTTAAGTAGGCAAGGAATCCAAGCCCGACTCTAATTGTTTTCAGTAGGATTTCTTTGGGTTCACAATTTTATATTGATCATCGTGCATTACCAAAAATACCAATGGACCAATTTAACATGGGTGATTACTACATCGGCgaggaagatgaagaagtcTACGTGAGTCATGATGAGGAGCACggcgaggaggaggaggattattatgcttttaaaaattatttccaCTGTCATCCTGTTTCTTCCACTGAAAAGTCAAATTTGGAATCGGGCAATAAGATTATCATGCCTCCTTCAGCACTTAATAAGCTTCTGTATGCAGGAGTGGAATATCCTATGTTATTTGAAATGAGACATCTTTCTAATGAAAAATTTTCTCACTGTGGAGTCCTAGAATTCACTGCTGAAGAGGGGAAAATTTGTGTACCGAGTTGGATGATGAAAAATATGCAGTTGAAAGATGGAGATCTTATACTTCTGAAAAGCACCACACTTGTAAAAGGAACATACCTCAAGCTACAGCCTCACACAAAGGATTTCATGGATCTCTCAAATATAAAAGCAATGCTGGAGATTAATCTGCGGAGCTTCTCATGTGTAACAACTGGTGACACAATAATGATTctatacaacaacaaagaatactacattgatgtgattgAAACTAAGCCATCTCATGCTATTAGCATCATTGAAACAGACTGTGAAGTTGATTTTGTCCCACCTCTTGATTATAAAGAAGAATTTAAGAAAGAGTTGCCAACTACTTCATCTGACCGGAAACAACAGCAAGAAGCTGATGACATTGACATTCTAACTAAGATTGGAGAGTTTGCACCATTTTCTGGTTCTGCAAGACGTTTAGATGGTAAGCCATCCACACCATCAGATAAAcaagtttcttcttcttcttgtatgGCAAAACAGCAAGGTGACAATGAACACAAGAATTCTGATTCTAAATCTTCATCGAATAATGTTTCATCTACAACTTCTGGGAAGCTTTTCTTTGGGTCAAGACCACACAAGGCCTCTCAGAAATTCACTAATCAAGACAAGGCAGAAATAACCCAGAAGCCACAAGAACCAAAGTTTCAAGCTTTCACGGGAAAAAAATATTCACTAAGAAGTTGATTCTTTTATTAGGCTTTTTTTTATGTGtcttgagtttaattttaatttaccgTGTAACAGTAACATTATTAGTtcaatagttatttatttattttttttgctgaaaCCTAACAAGAAATATATTCATTTCTTTCTTGACAAGGATTCTTTGATATTCACTTTACAATATTCATTCGTTATTaagaaagataaaagtaaataaaaataacataaggtAATAAAGACTTAGattgtaattaaatttatgtattctgTTGGGTTAAATttgtagatttttttattattgtcatgAGTTAAGGTGGAATAGTAGTTTAATAAAACGATTTAAACAATCGAATAaaggttttaaattttaatgtagACTCAagattttttcttgtttgaagCAAATATTTggtgaaaaattttaagtctcgGATTTCAAATGATAAACAGTATAACTCTTCTTTAGACGACTTTTTCATGAATAAACAATAGTCATATACTacaatatgagaattgaatGAAAATCATCGAAATAAGTTCGTATTCCCGTTCAACTTAAATTGGAATGAGTTTCAAGGTAAATTAATTTGGTTTGACATGCATTCATAGCAAATCAAATTAGATGTTTAtcaaaaagagataaaaattaatatttaattttaaaatataaaaataaataattattaaatattttaaaatgtgtcataaaaaataagttaaaaaaaatagacacCAAATTAtaaacatcataaaattcattatAAACCAAAGTGTATATGAATAAAATGGAGCGAAAAGAACCGAAAAAAGCTTAAAGTAACTTTTAAAATGTCCCATATTATATTCCATATCTTATCTTAATAATAGCTTTAAATCTTGATTCCCATAGCTTTACAACCTAGTAAAGAAAGGCCTATGTCTATGCCAATTAATCCATTTCTGGAATAACAATGTGAAGAAATATCCTGAGAGTTTGAAGTAATAATATTATCCAATTTCAAAAGAATGCAaaagttaataaattatatCCCGTTGCACATATTTTGCAACTGTCATTGTTGTACCAATTATTCCATTATGTATAAGCCATGGAACAGTACCAGATTTTGTGCCAACAAGGCCTTTAGATAGCTTGAGATTGCAACTACCATTCAAGAAGtgctttaatttcttgtatgtGAAAAACTTTGGTATTTGAAATATAGAGAGGCAATTATTAGAGAATATCTTTAATCTTAACACTTTCCGAGAATATCTTTAATCATAACTAAGTAaccaacca
The Arachis duranensis cultivar V14167 chromosome 5, aradu.V14167.gnm2.J7QH, whole genome shotgun sequence genome window above contains:
- the LOC107488758 gene encoding uncharacterized protein LOC107488758, which codes for MPPSALNKLLYAGVEYPMLFEMRHLSNEKFSHCGVLEFTAEEGKICVPSWMMKNMQLKDGDLILLKSTTLVKGTYLKLQPHTKDFMDLSNIKAMLEINLRSFSCVTTGDTIMILYNNKEYYIDVIETKPSHAISIIETDCEVDFVPPLDYKEEFKKELPTTSSDRKQQQEADDIDILTKIGEFAPFSGSARRLDGKPSTPSDKQVSSSSCMAKQQGDNEHKNSDSKSSSNNVSSTTSGKLFFGSRPHKASQKFTNQDKAEITQKPQEPKFQAFTGKKYSLRS